Proteins found in one Zea mays cultivar B73 chromosome 1, Zm-B73-REFERENCE-NAM-5.0, whole genome shotgun sequence genomic segment:
- the LOC100383875 gene encoding protein DETOXIFICATION 42-like isoform X1, translating into MEDNGAAAAAAAPATSMPAEKRVAVIQGDAPPEPAAGLLPCGPRKTGLHLFVMNIRSVFKLDGLGSEVLRIAVPASLALAADPLASLVDTAFIGRLGSVEIAAVGVSIAIFNQVSKVCIYPLVSVTTSFVAEEDAIISKAVRGNSSQEEDVEKASHVGFDPETSNLHASGPAGMAECVNSCIPTECAADPSGRQGRCEKRYVPSVTSALIVGSILGLLQAVFLVLSARFVLNIMGVKSGSPMQGPAVRYLTIRSLGAPAVLLSLAMQGVFRGFKDTKTPLYATVVGDAANIILDPILMFVCHMGVTGAAIAHVVSQYMITLILLCRLVQRVHVIPPSIKSLKFGRFLGCGEIPLESRARIIISTLRKEIELFVSASGFLLLARVVAVTFCVTLAASLAARHGPTVMAGFQICCQLWLATSLLADGLAVAGQAVLASAFAKNDSKKVAAATSRVLQLSIVLGMGLTVVLGLAMRFGAGIFTSDVPVIQVIHRGIPFVAGTQTINSLAFVFDGINFGASDYRYSAYSMVAVASVSIPCLLYLSAHNGFIGIWIALTIYMSLRTIASTWRMGAARGPWTFLRN; encoded by the exons ATGGAGGACAacggtgccgccgccgccgccgccgctcccgcgACGAGCATGCCTGCCGAGAAGCGTGTGGCGGTCATCCAGGGGGACGCGCCGCCGGAGCCGGCGGCGGGGCTACTGCCCTGCGGGCCGAGGAAGACGGGGCTCCACCTCTTCGTCATGAACATCAG GAGCGTCTTCAAGCTGGACGGGCTTGGGTCGGAGGTGCTGCGCATCGCGGTGCCCGCGTCGCTTGCGTTGGCGGCGGATCCGCTCGCCTCTTTGGTGGACACGGCGTTCATCGGCCGTTTAG GTTCGGTGGAGATCGCCGCCGTTGGCGTTTCGATCGCCATATTTAACCAAGTCTCCAAGGTCTGCATCTACCCTCTCGTTAGCGTCACAACGTCGTTCGTCGCGGAGGAAGACGCGATCATCAGTAAGGCCGTCCGAGGAAACAGCAGCCAGGAGGAGGACGTGGAGAAAGCCTCCCACGTGGGCTTTGATCCGGAGACCAGCAATCTGCATGCATCTG gccctgcaggtatggcagaaTGCGTGAACTCGTGTATCCCTACGGAGTGCGCAGCAGATCCCTCTGGCAGGCAAGGGCGGTGCGAGAAGAGGTACGTGCCGTCGGTCACGTCGGCGCTAATAGTCGGTTCCATTCTCGGCCTGCTTCAGGCCGTCTTCCTGGTCCTTTCGGCCAGATTCGTGCTCAACATCATGGGTGTTAAGTCC GGATCCCCGATGCAAGGGCCTGCGGTGCGCTACCTAACGATAAGGTCCCTTGGTGCCCCCGCTGTGCTGCTGTCTCTGGCCATGCAAGGGGTTTTCCGGGGGTTCAAGGACACCAAGACACCGTTATACGCTACTG TGGTTGGCGACGCGGCGAACATCATACTGGACCCGATTTTGATGTTTGTTTGCCATATGGGCGTCACTGGTGCGGCTATTGCTCATGTTGTTTCTCA GTACATGATAACGTTGATACTGCTGTGCCGGCTCGTCCAGCGAGTTCACGTTATCCCACCCAGCATTAAATCTCTGAAATTTGGGAGGTTTCTTGGATGTGGTGAGATACCGTTGGAATCCAGAGCCCGGATAATAATATCTACCCTCAGGAAGGAGATTGAACTTTTTGTTTCTGCTTCAGGATTCCTGCTGCTCGCAAGGGTTGTCGCGGTGACGTTCTGCGTCACGCTGGCGGCGTCCCTGGCCGCTCGCCATGGACCCACCGTCATGGCAGGCTTCCAGATCTGCTGCCAGCTCTGGCTGGCCACGTCTCTTCTCGCCGATGGATTGGCCGTGGCAGGACAG GCGGTGCTTGCAAGCGCGTTCGCCAAGAACGACAGTAAGAAGGTCGCTGCCGCGACATCCCGTGTGTTGCAG CTGAGCATTGTCCTGGGCATGGGTCTCACCGTCGTGCTGGGACTTGCTATGAGGTTCGGGGCTGGCATTTTCACAAGCGACGTGCCCGTGATCCAAGTCATTCACAGAGGCATCCCG TTTGTCGCCGGGACGCAGACCATCAATTCCCTGGCCTTCGTGTTTGATGGCATCAACTTTGGAGCGTCAGACTACAGATACTCTGCTTACTCCATG GTTGCTGTTGCGTCTGTGTCGATACCATGCCTGCTGTACCTTTCTGCGCATAACGGATTCATCGGTATATGGATCGCATTGACGATCTACATGAGTCTGAGGACCATAGCTAGCACCTGGAGGATGGGGGCAGCGAGGGGACCATGGACGTTTCTCCGGAACTGA
- the LOC100383875 gene encoding Protein DETOXIFICATION 42-like, whose amino-acid sequence MEDNGAAAAAAAPATSMPAEKRVAVIQGDAPPEPAAGLLPCGPRKTGLHLFVMNIRSVFKLDGLGSEVLRIAVPASLALAADPLASLVDTAFIGRLGSVEIAAVGVSIAIFNQVSKVCIYPLVSVTTSFVAEEDAIISKAVRGNSSQEEDVEKASHVGFDPETSNLHASGPAGMAECVNSCIPTECAADPSGRQGRCEKRYVPSVTSALIVGSILGLLQAVFLVLSARFVLNIMGVKSGSPMQGPAVRYLTIRSLGAPAVLLSLAMQGVFRGFKDTKTPLYATVVGDAANIILDPILMFVCHMGVTGAAIAHVVSQYMITLILLCRLVQRVHVIPPSIKSLKFGRFLGCGFLLLARVVAVTFCVTLAASLAARHGPTVMAGFQICCQLWLATSLLADGLAVAGQAVLASAFAKNDSKKVAAATSRVLQLSIVLGMGLTVVLGLAMRFGAGIFTSDVPVIQVIHRGIPFVAGTQTINSLAFVFDGINFGASDYRYSAYSMVAVASVSIPCLLYLSAHNGFIGIWIALTIYMSLRTIASTWRMGAARGPWTFLRN is encoded by the exons ATGGAGGACAacggtgccgccgccgccgccgccgctcccgcgACGAGCATGCCTGCCGAGAAGCGTGTGGCGGTCATCCAGGGGGACGCGCCGCCGGAGCCGGCGGCGGGGCTACTGCCCTGCGGGCCGAGGAAGACGGGGCTCCACCTCTTCGTCATGAACATCAG GAGCGTCTTCAAGCTGGACGGGCTTGGGTCGGAGGTGCTGCGCATCGCGGTGCCCGCGTCGCTTGCGTTGGCGGCGGATCCGCTCGCCTCTTTGGTGGACACGGCGTTCATCGGCCGTTTAG GTTCGGTGGAGATCGCCGCCGTTGGCGTTTCGATCGCCATATTTAACCAAGTCTCCAAGGTCTGCATCTACCCTCTCGTTAGCGTCACAACGTCGTTCGTCGCGGAGGAAGACGCGATCATCAGTAAGGCCGTCCGAGGAAACAGCAGCCAGGAGGAGGACGTGGAGAAAGCCTCCCACGTGGGCTTTGATCCGGAGACCAGCAATCTGCATGCATCTG gccctgcaggtatggcagaaTGCGTGAACTCGTGTATCCCTACGGAGTGCGCAGCAGATCCCTCTGGCAGGCAAGGGCGGTGCGAGAAGAGGTACGTGCCGTCGGTCACGTCGGCGCTAATAGTCGGTTCCATTCTCGGCCTGCTTCAGGCCGTCTTCCTGGTCCTTTCGGCCAGATTCGTGCTCAACATCATGGGTGTTAAGTCC GGATCCCCGATGCAAGGGCCTGCGGTGCGCTACCTAACGATAAGGTCCCTTGGTGCCCCCGCTGTGCTGCTGTCTCTGGCCATGCAAGGGGTTTTCCGGGGGTTCAAGGACACCAAGACACCGTTATACGCTACTG TGGTTGGCGACGCGGCGAACATCATACTGGACCCGATTTTGATGTTTGTTTGCCATATGGGCGTCACTGGTGCGGCTATTGCTCATGTTGTTTCTCA GTACATGATAACGTTGATACTGCTGTGCCGGCTCGTCCAGCGAGTTCACGTTATCCCACCCAGCATTAAATCTCTGAAATTTGGGAGGTTTCTTGGATGTG GATTCCTGCTGCTCGCAAGGGTTGTCGCGGTGACGTTCTGCGTCACGCTGGCGGCGTCCCTGGCCGCTCGCCATGGACCCACCGTCATGGCAGGCTTCCAGATCTGCTGCCAGCTCTGGCTGGCCACGTCTCTTCTCGCCGATGGATTGGCCGTGGCAGGACAG GCGGTGCTTGCAAGCGCGTTCGCCAAGAACGACAGTAAGAAGGTCGCTGCCGCGACATCCCGTGTGTTGCAG CTGAGCATTGTCCTGGGCATGGGTCTCACCGTCGTGCTGGGACTTGCTATGAGGTTCGGGGCTGGCATTTTCACAAGCGACGTGCCCGTGATCCAAGTCATTCACAGAGGCATCCCG TTTGTCGCCGGGACGCAGACCATCAATTCCCTGGCCTTCGTGTTTGATGGCATCAACTTTGGAGCGTCAGACTACAGATACTCTGCTTACTCCATG GTTGCTGTTGCGTCTGTGTCGATACCATGCCTGCTGTACCTTTCTGCGCATAACGGATTCATCGGTATATGGATCGCATTGACGATCTACATGAGTCTGAGGACCATAGCTAGCACCTGGAGGATGGGGGCAGCGAGGGGACCATGGACGTTTCTCCGGAACTGA